One genomic region from Actinocatenispora thailandica encodes:
- the hutU gene encoding urocanate hydratase, with the protein MTAPTEPIRAPRGTTLSARSWQTEAPLRMLMNNLDPEVAERPEDLVVYGGSGRAARSWPAYRAIVRTLRSLGPEETLLVQSGKPVGVLRTHEWAPRVLIANSNLVGDWASWPEFRKLEHLGLMMYGQMTAGSWIYIGTQGILQGTYETFAAVAAKRFGGTLAGTLTLTAGCGGMGGAQPLAVTMNDGVCLIIDVDRTRLQRRVDTRYLDTIAADLDEGIALAVQAKRERRALSVGVVGNAATLVPEILRRGVPVDIVTDQTSAHDPLSYLPAGIDPGDAPDYAAKKPEEFTDRARASMAKHVEAMVGFLDAGAEVFDYGNSIRGEAQLGGYQRAFAFPGFVPAYIRPLFCEGKGPFRWAALSGDPADIHATDRAILDLFPDNDQLGRWIRMAGERVAFQGLPARICWLGYGERAQAGARFNEMVADERLSAPVVIGRDHLDSGSVASPYRETEGMADGSDAIADWPLLNALVNTSSGATWVSIHHGGGVGMGRSIHAGQVTVADGTPLAAAKLDRVLTNDPAMGVIRHVDAGYELAEHVAERDGLRIPMREGDAQ; encoded by the coding sequence GTGACCGCACCGACCGAACCGATCCGTGCACCGCGCGGCACCACCCTGTCGGCGCGGAGCTGGCAGACCGAGGCGCCGCTGCGGATGCTGATGAACAACCTCGATCCGGAGGTGGCCGAGCGTCCCGAGGACCTGGTGGTGTACGGCGGGTCCGGCCGCGCGGCACGCTCCTGGCCGGCGTATCGGGCGATCGTGCGCACCCTGCGCAGCCTCGGGCCGGAGGAGACCCTGCTGGTGCAGTCCGGCAAGCCGGTCGGGGTGTTGCGGACGCACGAGTGGGCGCCGCGGGTGCTGATCGCGAACTCCAACCTGGTCGGCGACTGGGCCAGCTGGCCGGAGTTTCGCAAGCTGGAGCACCTCGGCCTGATGATGTACGGCCAGATGACCGCCGGTTCCTGGATCTACATCGGCACCCAGGGCATCCTGCAGGGCACCTACGAGACGTTCGCCGCGGTGGCCGCCAAGCGGTTCGGCGGCACCCTCGCCGGCACGCTGACGCTGACCGCCGGCTGCGGCGGCATGGGCGGCGCGCAACCGCTGGCGGTGACGATGAACGACGGCGTCTGCCTGATCATCGACGTGGACCGCACCCGGCTGCAGCGCCGGGTGGACACCCGCTACCTGGACACCATCGCGGCCGACCTGGACGAGGGCATCGCGCTCGCGGTACAGGCGAAGCGGGAGCGGCGCGCGCTGTCGGTCGGGGTGGTCGGCAACGCCGCCACCCTGGTACCCGAGATCCTGCGCCGGGGCGTACCGGTCGACATCGTCACCGACCAGACCTCCGCGCACGACCCGCTGTCGTACCTGCCGGCGGGCATCGACCCGGGCGACGCGCCGGACTACGCGGCGAAGAAGCCGGAGGAGTTCACCGACCGGGCGCGCGCCTCGATGGCCAAGCACGTCGAGGCGATGGTCGGCTTCCTGGACGCCGGCGCCGAGGTGTTCGACTACGGCAACTCGATCCGGGGTGAGGCGCAGCTCGGTGGCTACCAGCGCGCGTTCGCCTTCCCCGGGTTCGTACCGGCCTACATCCGGCCACTGTTCTGCGAGGGCAAGGGCCCGTTCCGGTGGGCGGCGCTGTCCGGCGACCCGGCCGACATCCACGCCACCGACCGGGCCATCCTCGACCTGTTCCCGGACAACGATCAGCTCGGCCGGTGGATCCGGATGGCCGGCGAGCGGGTCGCGTTCCAGGGGCTGCCGGCCCGGATCTGCTGGCTCGGCTACGGCGAGCGCGCGCAGGCCGGCGCCCGGTTCAACGAGATGGTCGCCGACGAGCGGTTGTCCGCGCCGGTGGTGATCGGCCGCGACCACCTGGACTCCGGTTCGGTCGCCTCGCCGTACCGGGAGACCGAGGGGATGGCCGACGGCTCCGACGCGATCGCCGACTGGCCGCTGCTCAACGCGCTGGTGAACACCTCGTCCGGGGCGACCTGGGTGTCGATCCACCACGGCGGCGGCGTCGGGATGGGCCGCTCCATCCACGCCGGGCAGGTCACCGTCGCCGACGGCACCCCGCTGGCCGCCGCGAAGCTCGACCGGGTGCTGACCAACGACCCGGCGATGGGGGTGATCCGGCACGTGGACGCCGGGTACGAGCTGGCCGAGCACGTCGCCGAGCGAGACGGGCTGCGGATCCCGATGCGCGAGGGCGATGCGCAGTGA
- a CDS encoding MurR/RpiR family transcriptional regulator, protein MVEPVPDSPSSRLLALFAGQRLTPTQRRIAQSLVEHAPRAGYLSASEVAELAGVSQPSVTRFATALGHDGYPALRQRIRELIGLDTGAAAETTDEARRNEWQRAVAAERDNLASLSDFLADPKPVLAAAAALAASRPLPVLGLRAARPIAEYFGYFAAKVQPDVRVLGAGGTELVDQIEQARDAGAEALLTFVLPRYPAEALAAIRAARSAGLTVVTVTDSPMSPAAAESDLVLPAPVGSQLVFDVHGAPMILAMVLLQAICDAQPARTQGRLEQFEASAARRGLFVP, encoded by the coding sequence GTGGTCGAACCGGTACCGGACAGCCCGTCGTCGCGGCTGCTCGCGCTGTTCGCCGGGCAGCGGTTGACGCCGACCCAGCGGCGCATCGCGCAGTCGCTGGTCGAGCACGCGCCCCGGGCCGGATACCTGTCGGCGAGCGAGGTCGCCGAACTCGCCGGAGTCAGCCAGCCGTCGGTGACCCGGTTCGCCACCGCCCTCGGCCACGACGGCTACCCGGCGCTGCGGCAGCGGATCCGCGAGCTGATCGGGCTGGACACCGGCGCCGCGGCCGAAACCACCGACGAGGCCCGCCGCAACGAGTGGCAGCGCGCCGTCGCCGCCGAGCGCGACAACCTCGCCAGCCTGTCCGACTTCCTGGCCGACCCCAAGCCGGTACTGGCCGCCGCCGCGGCGCTCGCCGCGTCCCGCCCGCTGCCGGTGCTCGGGCTGCGCGCGGCGCGGCCGATCGCCGAGTACTTCGGCTACTTCGCCGCGAAGGTGCAGCCGGACGTGCGGGTGCTCGGCGCCGGCGGTACCGAGCTGGTGGACCAGATCGAGCAGGCCCGGGACGCCGGGGCGGAGGCGTTGCTGACGTTCGTCCTGCCGCGCTACCCGGCCGAGGCGCTGGCCGCGATCCGGGCCGCCCGGTCCGCGGGGCTGACCGTGGTGACGGTGACCGACAGCCCGATGAGCCCGGCGGCGGCCGAGTCCGACCTGGTACTCCCGGCGCCGGTCGGCTCGCAGCTGGTGTTCGACGTGCACGGCGCGCCGATGATCCTGGCGATGGTGCTGCTGCAGGCCATCTGCGACGCGCAGCCGGCACGCACCCAGGGCCGGCTGGAACAGTTCGAGGCGTCCGCGGCCCGCCGCGGGCTGTTCGTACCATGA
- a CDS encoding ATP-binding protein: protein MDVDRELRIEPYRGAARAARRFVEDAIRDWRLGPRAREITLVSHELIANAFLHARSAALLRLRRRTDSLLVEVADTDPRLPCPTLVHSLLRTSGRGLMIVELLSLRWGVRPVDAGKVVWAELPLTGARHTLDAPPARPRNPV from the coding sequence ATGGACGTGGATCGGGAGCTACGGATCGAGCCTTACCGGGGCGCCGCACGGGCGGCCCGGCGGTTCGTCGAGGACGCCATCCGAGACTGGCGGCTCGGCCCCCGTGCCCGGGAGATCACCCTGGTCAGCCACGAACTGATCGCGAACGCGTTCCTGCACGCCCGGTCGGCCGCGCTGCTCCGGTTGCGCCGCCGCACCGACTCGCTGCTGGTCGAGGTCGCCGACACCGATCCGCGGCTGCCCTGCCCGACGCTGGTACACAGCCTGCTGCGCACCTCCGGCCGCGGCCTGATGATCGTCGAGCTGCTGTCGTTGCGGTGGGGCGTCCGCCCGGTCGACGCCGGCAAGGTGGTCTGGGCCGAACTGCCGCTCACCGGCGCCCGGCACACCCTCGACGCGCCGCCGGCGCGCCCCCGCAACCCGGTCTGA
- a CDS encoding GNAT family N-acetyltransferase has translation MAEDRLELRPTYPVRTGRLLLRPVTADDVDALLAYRGQVDVCRYLPFEPMDRAEIVEAVATRWTATALTDAGQALMLGVELAATGELVGDVVLFFRSREHRGGELGYVLNPDFAGRGYATEAAAALLDLAFDGLGLHRVVARLDERNDASARMARRLGMRQEARLVHNEMFKGEWATELDFAMLATEWPAHRDRLAAAVSA, from the coding sequence ATGGCAGAGGATCGGCTGGAGCTGCGCCCGACCTACCCGGTCCGCACGGGGCGGCTGCTGCTGCGGCCGGTGACCGCCGACGACGTCGACGCGCTCCTGGCGTACCGCGGGCAGGTGGACGTCTGCCGTTACCTGCCGTTCGAGCCGATGGACCGGGCCGAGATCGTCGAGGCGGTGGCCACCCGGTGGACCGCGACCGCGCTGACCGATGCGGGGCAGGCGCTGATGCTGGGCGTCGAGCTGGCCGCGACCGGCGAGCTGGTCGGCGATGTGGTGCTGTTCTTCCGCAGCCGGGAGCACCGCGGTGGCGAGCTCGGGTACGTGCTCAATCCCGACTTCGCCGGCCGCGGGTACGCGACCGAGGCCGCCGCGGCGCTGCTCGACCTGGCGTTCGACGGGCTGGGGCTGCATCGGGTGGTCGCGCGGCTGGACGAGCGCAACGACGCGTCGGCGCGGATGGCGCGCCGGTTGGGTATGCGCCAGGAAGCCCGGCTGGTGCACAACGAGATGTTCAAGGGCGAGTGGGCCACCGAGCTCGACTTCGCGATGCTCGCCACCGAGTGGCCGGCACACCGCGACCGCCTGGCGGCCGCCGTCTCGGCCTGA
- a CDS encoding response regulator, with protein sequence MIRVLLADDQALVRAGFRALLDAEGDVEVVGEAADGDEAVTEIRRLVPDVVLMDIRMPGADGLDATRRIVADDRLKAVRVIILTTFELDEYVFEAIRSGASGFLVKDTEPAELVAAVRAVARGDALLSPSVTRRLIAEFALRAQRPRPYPQLAALTDREREVLALAGQGLSNEEIAAKLVVSPATAKTHVSRAMVKLAARDRAQLVVIAYESGLVRPGWLT encoded by the coding sequence GTGATCCGGGTACTGCTGGCGGACGACCAGGCGCTGGTCCGGGCCGGGTTCCGGGCGCTGCTGGACGCCGAGGGCGACGTCGAGGTGGTCGGTGAGGCCGCCGACGGCGACGAGGCGGTCACCGAGATCCGCCGGCTGGTGCCCGACGTGGTGCTGATGGACATCCGGATGCCCGGCGCGGACGGGCTGGACGCGACCCGCCGGATCGTCGCCGACGACCGGCTCAAGGCGGTCCGGGTGATCATCCTGACCACGTTCGAGCTCGACGAGTACGTGTTCGAGGCGATCCGTTCCGGTGCGTCCGGGTTCCTGGTCAAGGACACCGAACCGGCCGAGCTGGTCGCGGCGGTACGGGCGGTCGCGCGCGGCGATGCGCTGCTGTCGCCGAGCGTGACCCGGCGGCTGATCGCCGAGTTCGCCCTGCGCGCCCAGCGGCCCCGGCCGTACCCGCAGCTCGCGGCGCTGACCGACCGGGAGCGGGAGGTGCTGGCGCTCGCCGGGCAGGGCCTGTCCAACGAGGAGATCGCCGCGAAGCTGGTGGTCAGCCCGGCGACTGCGAAGACGCACGTGTCCCGGGCGATGGTGAAGCTCGCCGCCCGGGACCGCGCCCAGCTGGTGGTCATCGCGTACGAGTCGGGTCTGGTGCGGCCCGGCTGGCTGACCTGA
- a CDS encoding sensor histidine kinase, with translation MRGWTLPMVAVLVAAVSVVGTHFAASKVDGHLDLPTLLLLLVGPVALLFSRRWPAPALVVTTVATVGYYGLGFPYGPQFTAFAVVLVMAVLAGYRVLAWVCSVGALTVYFLLYWAIEHGTMSWTWVLGHVAGVAAILALSELYRVHRQRVAVQRRIRAERQRRQANEERLRIAQELHDVLAHNISLINVQAGVALHLMDQRPEQARTALSVIKQASKEALGEMRSALAVLRGETYAAHSPTPGLDRLGELTGRLGSAGLAVRTTVTGSPRPLPVEVDLAAYRIVQEALTNVYRHARASEAVVSLAYRPGQLTVLVTDDGTGDPTAAHPDGAGPVAAAEPADASGGNGIPGMRERATALGGSLTAGPLPGGGFRVVATFPLGGEAP, from the coding sequence GTGCGCGGCTGGACGCTGCCGATGGTCGCGGTGCTGGTCGCGGCGGTGTCGGTGGTGGGCACCCATTTCGCGGCGAGCAAGGTGGACGGGCATCTGGACCTGCCGACCCTGCTGCTGTTGCTGGTGGGGCCGGTGGCGTTGCTGTTCAGCCGGCGGTGGCCGGCACCGGCGCTGGTGGTGACGACGGTGGCCACGGTCGGCTACTACGGGCTGGGCTTCCCGTACGGGCCGCAGTTCACCGCGTTCGCCGTGGTGCTGGTGATGGCGGTGCTGGCCGGCTACCGGGTGCTCGCGTGGGTGTGCAGCGTCGGCGCGCTGACGGTGTACTTCCTGCTCTACTGGGCGATCGAGCACGGCACGATGAGCTGGACGTGGGTGCTCGGGCACGTCGCCGGGGTGGCCGCGATCCTGGCGCTGTCCGAGCTGTACCGGGTGCACCGGCAGCGGGTGGCGGTGCAGCGCCGGATCCGGGCGGAGCGGCAGCGGCGGCAGGCGAACGAGGAGCGGCTGCGGATCGCGCAGGAGTTGCACGACGTGCTGGCGCACAACATCTCGCTGATCAACGTGCAGGCCGGGGTGGCGCTGCACCTGATGGATCAGCGACCGGAGCAGGCCCGTACCGCGTTGTCGGTGATCAAGCAGGCGAGCAAGGAGGCGCTGGGCGAGATGCGCTCGGCGCTCGCGGTGCTGCGCGGTGAGACGTACGCGGCGCACTCCCCCACCCCCGGGCTGGACCGGCTGGGCGAGCTGACCGGCCGGCTGGGGTCGGCCGGCCTGGCGGTGCGTACCACGGTCACCGGGTCGCCGCGCCCGCTGCCGGTCGAGGTGGATCTCGCCGCGTACCGGATCGTGCAGGAGGCGTTGACCAACGTGTACCGGCATGCTCGCGCGAGCGAGGCGGTCGTGTCGCTGGCGTACCGGCCGGGGCAGCTCACCGTGCTGGTGACCGACGACGGTACCGGCGACCCCACCGCCGCGCACCCGGACGGCGCGGGGCCGGTGGCCGCGGCTGAGCCGGCCGACGCGAGCGGCGGGAACGGGATCCCCGGCATGCGGGAACGGGCCACCGCGCTGGGCGGTAGCCTGACCGCCGGCCCGCTGCCGGGCGGCGGCTTCCGGGTCGTGGCGACGTTTCCGCTGGGCGGGGAGGCACCGTGA
- a CDS encoding integrase, producing the protein MLQADLLSKSWGTPWSACATDGAYPRARDVRAVVDYALTHGWEPDHVGGKFLLTEKKHAGMFELADFLLTDRLWDSGSPDPTARVVHAFEQHPSG; encoded by the coding sequence GTGTTGCAGGCGGATCTGTTGTCGAAGAGCTGGGGCACCCCCTGGAGTGCGTGTGCGACTGATGGCGCGTATCCGCGTGCACGCGACGTGCGGGCGGTTGTGGACTACGCGCTTACGCATGGTTGGGAGCCCGATCATGTCGGCGGAAAGTTCTTGCTCACCGAGAAGAAGCACGCGGGCATGTTTGAGCTGGCCGACTTCCTGCTCACCGATCGTCTTTGGGACTCCGGGTCGCCGGATCCGACCGCCCGAGTGGTCCATGCCTTCGAGCAGCACCCCTCTGGTTAG
- a CDS encoding DUF2809 domain-containing protein has product MVLSSRWVRLVLVVLAACFAAAAYAIRAAMDGPIEQYSGAALSGAIVYTIVLFVRPSIFPPIAGGVAVAYCWFVEFAQLTAIPATLSGHSWLARQLVGAQFDLVDVTWYPVGIIPLVAAHWYLRARSAGTANAR; this is encoded by the coding sequence ATGGTGCTCTCGTCGCGCTGGGTTCGGCTGGTGCTGGTGGTGTTGGCAGCCTGTTTCGCGGCTGCGGCCTACGCGATCCGCGCGGCGATGGACGGGCCGATCGAGCAGTACTCCGGCGCCGCCCTGTCGGGAGCGATCGTCTACACGATCGTGCTCTTCGTACGGCCGTCGATCTTTCCGCCGATCGCCGGCGGCGTCGCGGTCGCGTACTGCTGGTTCGTCGAGTTCGCGCAGCTCACCGCCATCCCCGCGACGCTCTCCGGGCACAGCTGGCTCGCCCGCCAGCTGGTCGGCGCGCAGTTCGACCTCGTCGACGTCACCTGGTACCCCGTCGGCATCATCCCGCTGGTCGCCGCGCACTGGTACCTCCGCGCCCGCTCCGCTGGAACAGCCAACGCCCGCTGA
- a CDS encoding sulfite exporter TauE/SafE family protein, with protein MGAALGLGAVVGILLGLLGGGGSILAVPALVYGVGQPLSAAVPTSLLVVGISSIAAVLPRLRAGQVQWRIAGVFGGAGAAAAFAGAAVNRLLDPRLVLAGFALLMVAAGIQMLRDRKELGGACALPSGRVNWRRCLPRAIGAGLGVGFLTGLFGVGGGFLIIPALVLLLGLQMPVAIGTSLVIIVLNSAAGFAAHAGDATIDFRVAGAFTAAAIVGSLVAGRFAARLPAARLRRWFAYLVFAVAAFVTVQVLTQPLAS; from the coding sequence GTGGGCGCCGCACTCGGGCTCGGCGCGGTCGTCGGCATCCTGCTCGGGTTGCTCGGTGGCGGCGGCTCGATCCTCGCCGTACCCGCCCTCGTCTACGGAGTCGGGCAGCCACTGAGCGCCGCGGTACCCACCTCGCTGCTCGTGGTGGGGATCTCGTCGATCGCCGCGGTACTCCCCCGGTTGCGTGCCGGGCAGGTCCAGTGGCGCATCGCCGGGGTGTTCGGCGGTGCCGGCGCCGCCGCGGCCTTCGCCGGCGCGGCGGTCAACCGGCTGCTCGACCCGCGCCTGGTACTGGCCGGGTTCGCGCTGCTGATGGTCGCCGCCGGCATCCAGATGTTGCGCGACCGCAAGGAGCTGGGCGGCGCCTGCGCGCTGCCCAGCGGCCGAGTGAACTGGCGCCGCTGCCTGCCCCGGGCCATCGGGGCCGGGCTCGGCGTCGGGTTCCTCACCGGCCTGTTCGGCGTCGGCGGCGGGTTCCTGATCATCCCCGCACTGGTGCTGCTGCTCGGGTTGCAGATGCCGGTGGCGATCGGAACCTCGCTGGTCATCATCGTGCTCAACTCCGCCGCCGGGTTCGCCGCGCACGCCGGGGACGCCACCATCGACTTCCGCGTCGCCGGCGCCTTCACCGCCGCCGCCATCGTCGGGTCGCTGGTCGCCGGCCGGTTCGCCGCCCGCCTCCCGGCCGCCCGGCTGCGTCGCTGGTTCGCGTACCTGGTCTTCGCGGTGGCCGCGTTCGTGACCGTCCAGGTGCTCACCCAGCCACTCGCCTCCTGA
- a CDS encoding MBL fold metallo-hydrolase, protein MTAEQTGIAVEVVETSSLGDRSYLAHDGQVALVVDPQRDIDRILALAGRLGVRITHIAETHLHNDYVSGGLALSRLTGATYLVAGADEVAFDRTPVADGDQLALSPRMRLSAVGTPGHTFHHLSYVLAGPDGPIGVFTGGSLLFGTTGRTDLLGAQHAETLARHQYDSARRLSDLLPDGARIWPTHGFGSFCSASQSDATASTIGQERLANPVLRLAADEFVDSTLAGLDAYPAYYAHMGARNAAGAEPIDLTPVRRADPEELRRRIDAGEWIVDLRSRTAFLRRHLTGTLSFGLDGPMATWLGWLMPADRPLTLLGESVEQVAEAQRELTRIGVDRPAAAATGTPEQWAGGDATRLGSVPVATFADLAAARAGRVPAGLPAPDVVLDVRLGNEWRAGHLAGAVHVPLPELTGRLSDLPAGTIWVHCGSGYRAAAATGLLARAGREAVQVDDDYAHAAAAGLPIVAAEQQDDR, encoded by the coding sequence ATGACTGCCGAACAGACCGGCATCGCCGTCGAGGTCGTCGAGACCTCGTCGCTGGGTGACCGCAGCTACCTCGCCCACGACGGGCAGGTCGCGCTGGTCGTCGATCCGCAACGCGACATCGACCGGATCCTGGCGCTCGCCGGCCGGCTCGGCGTCCGGATCACCCACATCGCCGAAACGCACCTGCACAACGACTACGTCTCCGGCGGGCTGGCCCTGTCCCGGCTCACCGGCGCCACCTACCTGGTGGCCGGGGCGGACGAAGTCGCCTTCGACCGCACCCCGGTCGCGGACGGAGACCAGCTGGCGCTGTCGCCGCGGATGCGGCTGTCCGCCGTCGGCACCCCCGGCCACACGTTCCACCACCTGTCGTACGTGCTGGCCGGCCCGGACGGCCCGATCGGCGTGTTCACCGGCGGCTCGCTGCTGTTCGGTACCACCGGCCGGACCGACCTGCTCGGCGCGCAGCACGCCGAGACGCTGGCCCGACACCAGTACGACTCGGCGCGGCGGCTGTCCGACCTGCTGCCCGACGGCGCGCGGATCTGGCCCACCCACGGGTTCGGCAGCTTCTGCTCGGCCAGCCAGTCCGATGCCACCGCCTCCACGATCGGCCAGGAACGCCTCGCCAACCCGGTGCTGCGGCTCGCCGCCGACGAGTTCGTCGACAGCACCCTGGCCGGCCTCGACGCCTACCCCGCGTACTACGCGCACATGGGGGCGCGCAACGCCGCCGGAGCCGAACCGATCGACCTGACGCCGGTACGGCGCGCGGACCCCGAGGAACTGCGGCGCCGGATCGACGCCGGGGAGTGGATCGTCGACCTGCGCTCGCGTACGGCCTTCCTGCGCCGGCACCTGACCGGCACGCTCAGTTTCGGCCTCGACGGGCCGATGGCCACCTGGCTGGGCTGGCTGATGCCCGCCGATCGGCCGCTCACCCTGCTCGGCGAGTCCGTCGAGCAGGTCGCCGAGGCGCAGCGGGAACTGACCCGCATCGGCGTCGACCGGCCGGCCGCGGCGGCCACCGGTACCCCCGAGCAGTGGGCCGGCGGCGACGCCACCCGGCTCGGCTCGGTACCCGTCGCCACCTTCGCCGACCTCGCCGCCGCGCGCGCCGGGCGCGTTCCCGCCGGGCTGCCCGCCCCCGACGTCGTCCTCGACGTACGGCTGGGCAACGAGTGGCGTGCCGGGCACCTCGCCGGCGCCGTGCACGTACCGCTGCCCGAACTCACCGGCCGGCTCTCCGACCTGCCCGCCGGCACGATCTGGGTGCACTGCGGCTCCGGATACCGGGCCGCCGCCGCCACCGGGCTGCTCGCCCGCGCCGGCCGCGAGGCGGTACAGGTCGACGACGACTACGCGCACGCCGCCGCGGCCGGCCTCCCCATCGTGGCCGCCGAGCAGCAGGACGACCGATGA
- a CDS encoding metal-sensitive transcriptional regulator → MEMDANTLSEAVTRLKRAHGQLGGVIAMIEDGEDCERVLTQLAAVSRAVGRAGFKIVATGMRQCQLARERGEEEPMSEEQLEKLFLALS, encoded by the coding sequence ATGGAAATGGACGCCAACACGCTGTCCGAGGCCGTGACCCGGTTGAAGCGGGCACACGGGCAACTCGGCGGGGTGATCGCCATGATCGAGGACGGCGAGGACTGCGAGCGGGTGCTGACCCAGCTGGCAGCGGTGTCCCGTGCCGTGGGACGGGCCGGATTCAAGATCGTCGCCACCGGGATGCGGCAGTGCCAGCTCGCGCGCGAGCGCGGCGAGGAGGAGCCGATGTCCGAGGAGCAGTTGGAGAAGCTGTTCCTCGCCCTGTCCTGA
- a CDS encoding MBL fold metallo-hydrolase → MPDPVRAPSLLDCCSAAAGLVAGMVRPRRRDERLLASITDAGLPAPRRTVRVTALPQVVRQVPTMAIVEGTFTPRRVGNALTSFVVEHPEATFLVDPSVCRDAAHRAIAQLPGVLRVAVRAPAGTVATVDALRRVPQLPSPEFALPTHAHWDHVCGLLDLPGLPVHLHRTERDWAMTGPVAPVGGVRDALRDRTVVDYELDGPPVATFSRSHDLFGDGSVVLVDLTGHTPGSVGVLAHTERGWLLLAGDAAWHQLQIETVRQKASYPGNFADADRDATFRTLHRLHLARHQLTIVPTHDPAASSLVAPAADSPGTRGGRVD, encoded by the coding sequence ATGCCTGATCCGGTCCGCGCACCGAGCCTGCTGGACTGCTGTTCCGCCGCCGCGGGGCTGGTCGCCGGGATGGTACGGCCCCGGCGCCGGGACGAGCGGCTGCTGGCCTCGATCACCGACGCCGGCCTGCCGGCACCCCGCCGTACCGTGCGGGTGACCGCGCTGCCGCAGGTCGTGCGCCAGGTGCCGACGATGGCGATCGTCGAGGGCACGTTCACCCCGCGGCGGGTCGGCAACGCGCTGACCTCGTTCGTGGTCGAGCATCCGGAGGCGACCTTCCTGGTCGACCCGAGCGTCTGCCGGGACGCCGCGCATCGGGCGATCGCGCAGCTCCCCGGCGTACTGCGGGTCGCGGTGCGGGCGCCCGCCGGCACCGTCGCGACGGTCGACGCGCTGCGCCGGGTGCCGCAGTTGCCTTCGCCGGAGTTCGCGCTGCCGACGCACGCGCACTGGGACCACGTGTGCGGCCTGCTGGACCTGCCCGGTCTGCCGGTGCACCTGCACCGCACCGAGCGGGACTGGGCGATGACCGGGCCGGTCGCGCCGGTCGGCGGGGTCCGGGACGCGCTGCGCGACCGTACCGTCGTGGACTACGAGCTGGACGGTCCGCCGGTCGCCACCTTCAGCCGCAGCCACGACCTGTTCGGCGACGGCTCCGTCGTCCTGGTCGACCTGACCGGGCACACGCCCGGCAGCGTGGGCGTCCTCGCGCACACCGAACGCGGCTGGCTGCTGCTGGCCGGCGATGCCGCCTGGCACCAGTTGCAGATCGAGACCGTGCGGCAGAAGGCGAGCTATCCGGGGAACTTCGCCGACGCCGACCGCGACGCCACCTTCCGCACCCTGCACCGCCTGCACCTGGCCCGGCACCAGCTCACCATCGTTCCCACCCACGACCCCGCGGCGAGCTCGCTGGTGGCGCCGGCCGCGGACTCCCCCGGTACCCGGGGCGGCCGGGTGGACTGA
- a CDS encoding MerR family transcriptional regulator: MKIGDAAATLGIAAHVLRHWESLGLLVPARSSSGHRNYDDQTLDHARMIRTLQRAGLSLDQIRRIARGDHDDKTALIDGKRAEIHDRVELLRAADRFLAHIVTCRHAVLADCPDCAHFLTHQYRPDRTVVAGAEAAMQQ, from the coding sequence GTGAAGATCGGCGACGCGGCGGCGACCCTGGGCATCGCGGCGCACGTACTGCGGCACTGGGAGTCGCTGGGGCTGCTGGTGCCGGCCCGCAGTTCGTCCGGCCACCGCAACTACGACGACCAGACCCTGGACCACGCCCGGATGATCCGCACCCTGCAACGGGCCGGGCTGTCCCTCGACCAGATCCGCCGGATCGCCCGCGGCGACCACGACGACAAGACCGCGCTGATCGACGGCAAGCGCGCCGAGATCCACGACCGGGTCGAGCTGCTGCGGGCCGCCGACCGCTTCCTGGCACACATCGTGACCTGCCGGCATGCCGTCCTCGCCGACTGCCCCGACTGCGCCCACTTCCTCACCCACCAGTACCGCCCGGACCGCACCGTGGTCGCCGGCGCGGAGGCCGCAATGCAGCAATGA